In one window of Caballeronia sp. TF1N1 DNA:
- a CDS encoding TetR/AcrR family transcriptional regulator → MARTKAPDHETQREQILELAAAKFAQTSYPSTSMADLAAASGTSKARLYHYYESKEAILFDLLDRYTKRLMLIIAEVEAASQRRGLGEREAFAELVRAFLAEYETSHSRHVALLNDVKYLEDVQREIVLDRQRDIVAAFARQLARAYPKRVTRENQTALTMMVFGMINWTFTWLKPGGRLGYREFGEQVVAMIENGLNTDA, encoded by the coding sequence ATGGCCCGAACCAAAGCGCCCGATCACGAGACGCAACGCGAACAGATTCTGGAGCTTGCCGCCGCGAAATTCGCGCAGACGAGTTACCCCAGCACGTCGATGGCCGACTTGGCCGCCGCGAGCGGCACGTCGAAAGCGCGCCTCTATCATTATTACGAGAGCAAGGAAGCGATTCTTTTCGATCTGCTCGACCGCTACACCAAGCGGCTGATGCTGATCATCGCGGAAGTGGAAGCCGCGAGCCAGCGACGCGGACTGGGCGAGCGCGAGGCTTTCGCCGAACTGGTGCGGGCGTTCCTTGCCGAATACGAGACCTCTCATAGCCGGCACGTCGCGCTATTGAACGACGTCAAATATCTGGAAGACGTGCAGCGCGAGATCGTTCTGGATCGCCAGCGGGATATCGTCGCTGCGTTCGCGCGGCAACTGGCGCGCGCGTATCCGAAGCGCGTAACGAGAGAAAATCAAACCGCGCTGACCATGATGGTTTTCGGCATGATCAACTGGACTTTCACGTGGCTCAAACCGGGCGGCAGGCTCGGATATCGTGAGTTCGGCGAGCAAGTCGTCGCGATGATCGAAAATGGCCTGAACACCGACGCCTGA